Proteins co-encoded in one Ensifer sp. PDNC004 genomic window:
- a CDS encoding thiamine phosphate synthase has protein sequence MKLDPFYLIVDSADWIERLVPLGVKLVQLRVKDRPEPELRREIRAAKAVCDEQDCQLIVNDYWQLAIAEGCDFVHLGQEDLAEADLAAIRAAGLKLGLSTHDEAELETALAADPDYIALGPVYPTILKAMKWAPQGLPRLAAWRKRVGSLPLVAIGGLNVERIAGVFEHGADIAAVVTDITRNADPEGRTREWITRTAPWR, from the coding sequence GTGAAACTCGATCCCTTCTACCTCATCGTCGACAGCGCGGACTGGATCGAGCGGCTGGTGCCGCTCGGCGTCAAGCTGGTGCAGCTACGCGTCAAGGATCGTCCGGAACCGGAGCTCCGCCGCGAGATCCGCGCGGCCAAGGCTGTTTGCGACGAGCAGGACTGCCAGCTCATCGTCAACGACTACTGGCAGCTGGCGATCGCCGAAGGCTGCGACTTCGTCCATCTCGGTCAGGAGGACCTGGCGGAGGCCGACCTTGCCGCGATCCGCGCCGCCGGCCTGAAGCTCGGCCTCAGCACCCATGACGAGGCGGAACTGGAGACGGCGCTGGCAGCCGACCCGGACTACATCGCACTCGGGCCGGTCTACCCGACCATCCTCAAGGCGATGAAGTGGGCGCCGCAGGGACTGCCGCGTCTTGCCGCCTGGCGGAAGCGCGTCGGCTCCCTGCCGCTGGTCGCTATCGGCGGTCTCAACGTCGAGCGGATTGCCGGCGTCTTCGAGCACGGCGCCGACATCGCCGCCGTCGTGACGGACATCACCCGCAATGCCGACCCGGAAGGCCGGACCCGCGAATGGATTACCAGAACCGCACCGTGGCGATGA
- the thiS gene encoding sulfur carrier protein ThiS: MRLTVNGEDHDLAVATLAELLAALDFEGDWLATAVNGELVHRADRSGHALCDRDRIEILSPMKGG, translated from the coding sequence ATGAGACTGACCGTCAATGGCGAGGATCACGACCTCGCCGTCGCCACCCTCGCCGAGCTTCTGGCTGCGCTCGACTTCGAAGGCGATTGGCTCGCCACTGCCGTCAACGGCGAACTGGTGCACCGGGCCGACCGTTCGGGTCATGCGCTTTGCGACCGGGACCGCATCGAAATTCTCTCGCCGATGAAAGGAGGCTGA
- a CDS encoding beta-ketoacyl-ACP synthase III, which yields MRPARSSRIVGFGHAVPERRVANSEIEMTLGLEPGWIERRTGIRERRWAAPDDTLSGLAAKAGAMALEDARTPHGDIALVLLATSTPDHLLPPSAPLLAHHLRLSNAGAIDLAGACSGFLYALTLADGFVRTQGKSVLVVAANILSRRINPAERASAVLFADAAGAVVVAPNDDRKTGLLGVDLAADGSRYDLISIAAGGSNRPFSADTRPQDLLMTMRDGREMFAQAVEMMTACAVNAMDAVGCSATDISRFVPHQANARIFDAVCDRLGIAPSKTVRTISDYGNSSAATIPLSLSLSHRQKPFIAGEKLLLTAAGAGLAGGAAVLAI from the coding sequence ATGAGGCCCGCTCGCTCCTCCCGGATTGTCGGCTTCGGCCATGCGGTGCCCGAACGGCGTGTCGCCAATAGCGAGATCGAGATGACGCTGGGGCTTGAGCCCGGCTGGATCGAGCGCCGCACCGGCATTCGCGAGCGGCGCTGGGCCGCGCCCGACGACACGCTTTCGGGGCTCGCGGCAAAGGCGGGCGCAATGGCGCTCGAGGATGCCCGCACCCCGCACGGCGATATCGCCCTGGTCCTGCTTGCGACCTCGACGCCGGATCACCTGCTGCCGCCGTCCGCTCCCCTGCTTGCCCACCATCTTCGCCTTTCGAATGCCGGCGCGATCGACCTTGCCGGCGCCTGTTCGGGCTTCCTCTACGCCCTGACGCTTGCCGACGGCTTCGTGCGGACGCAGGGAAAGTCGGTGCTGGTGGTGGCCGCCAACATCTTGAGCCGCCGGATCAACCCGGCCGAGCGGGCGAGCGCCGTGCTGTTTGCCGATGCCGCCGGTGCCGTCGTCGTCGCCCCCAACGATGATCGGAAAACCGGTCTGCTCGGCGTAGACCTCGCCGCCGATGGCAGCCGCTACGACCTGATCTCGATTGCCGCGGGCGGCAGCAACAGGCCGTTTTCTGCCGACACCAGGCCGCAGGATCTGCTGATGACGATGCGCGACGGGCGCGAAATGTTCGCGCAGGCGGTGGAGATGATGACGGCCTGTGCCGTCAACGCCATGGACGCCGTCGGCTGCAGCGCGACGGACATCAGTCGCTTCGTGCCGCACCAGGCCAATGCGCGCATCTTCGACGCCGTGTGCGACCGGCTCGGCATTGCGCCGTCGAAAACGGTGCGCACGATCTCGGACTACGGCAACTCGTCGGCCGCGACCATCCCGCTGTCGCTATCCCTGTCGCACCGGCAAAAGCCCTTCATCGCCGGCGAAAAGCTGTTGCTGACGGCGGCCGGCGCGGGGCTTGCTGGAGGGGCGGCGGTGCTCGCGATCTGA
- the bioD gene encoding dethiobiotin synthase, which translates to MKTRIVVTGTDTGIGKTIFSAALTDALEGCYWKPVQSGLDEETDSETVALLGRLSADRILPEAYRLATPASPHLSARIDGVTIAPEHLSPPAVDRSLVIEGAGGLLVPLTERMVFASVLARWQIPVVLCARTGLGTINHTLLSLEALRRRAIPVLGVAFIGDAQEDSEAVISELGAVRRLGRLPRLDPLTPDRLRRAFAENFNIADFLEVPA; encoded by the coding sequence ATGAAGACCCGTATCGTGGTCACCGGTACCGATACCGGCATCGGCAAGACCATCTTTTCCGCAGCCCTCACCGACGCGCTCGAAGGCTGCTACTGGAAGCCTGTGCAGTCAGGTCTCGACGAAGAAACCGACAGCGAAACCGTCGCCCTGCTTGGCCGGTTGTCGGCCGACCGCATCCTGCCTGAGGCCTACAGGCTCGCGACGCCGGCCTCGCCGCACCTGTCGGCGCGGATCGACGGCGTCACCATCGCTCCGGAACATCTGTCCCCGCCCGCGGTGGACCGATCGCTGGTGATCGAGGGCGCAGGCGGGCTTCTGGTGCCGCTGACGGAGCGCATGGTCTTTGCGTCTGTCTTGGCGCGCTGGCAGATCCCGGTGGTTCTCTGCGCGCGCACCGGGCTCGGCACGATCAACCACACCCTGTTGTCGCTCGAAGCGCTGCGTCGCCGCGCCATTCCCGTTCTTGGCGTCGCCTTCATCGGCGACGCGCAGGAGGACAGCGAAGCGGTCATATCCGAACTTGGCGCCGTGCGGCGTCTCGGCCGGCTGCCGCGACTCGATCCGCTGACGCCCGACCGCCTGCGCCGCGCCTTCGCTGAAAATTTCAACATCGCCGATTTCCTGGAGGTGCCGGCATGA
- a CDS encoding 8-amino-7-oxononanoate synthase — MTAGLFARHEKTLEGLERKGRRRALAPAGGVDFTSNDYLALAASPRLKAAITAAIARGVPVGSGGSRLLRGNHEEHEALETEAAAFFGAERMLFFGSGYAANAAMFSTLPQRDDLIVHDALIHASAHEGIAASKADAVAAVHNDVGAFADAIEKWRRAGGTGRPWIAVESLYSMDGDRAPLADLLALAAQHDGFLVVDEAHATGVFGREGRGLAAELEGRENVVVLHTCGKALGVSGALVGAGALLCDYLVNRARNFIYSTAPSPLVAAAVREALAALVDEPERRAAFDGLRSFANRALVETLGIEGSGSQILPIPIGDNGRALRIAARMRAEGYDIRAIRPPTVPEGTARLRIAITLNVDQPAVVRMLQQLKIAIAKERP, encoded by the coding sequence ATGACCGCGGGTCTGTTTGCGCGCCATGAGAAGACGCTGGAGGGCCTCGAACGCAAGGGCCGCCGGCGCGCTCTTGCCCCCGCTGGCGGAGTGGATTTCACCTCGAACGACTACCTGGCGCTCGCCGCCTCGCCGCGGCTGAAGGCAGCGATAACGGCCGCCATCGCGCGCGGCGTGCCTGTCGGCTCCGGCGGCTCAAGGCTGTTGCGCGGCAATCACGAAGAACACGAGGCGCTGGAGACGGAAGCGGCCGCCTTCTTCGGCGCCGAACGGATGCTCTTCTTCGGCAGCGGCTATGCCGCCAATGCTGCCATGTTTTCGACGCTGCCGCAGCGTGACGATCTCATCGTCCACGATGCCCTGATCCATGCGAGCGCTCACGAAGGCATCGCCGCAAGCAAGGCCGATGCGGTGGCAGCAGTGCACAACGATGTCGGCGCCTTTGCCGATGCCATCGAAAAATGGCGCCGCGCCGGCGGCACAGGGCGCCCGTGGATTGCCGTCGAAAGCCTCTATTCGATGGATGGCGATCGCGCGCCGCTTGCCGACCTCCTCGCGCTTGCCGCGCAGCATGACGGCTTTCTCGTCGTCGACGAGGCGCACGCGACCGGCGTCTTCGGACGGGAAGGTCGCGGTCTGGCGGCGGAACTGGAGGGTCGTGAGAATGTCGTCGTGCTGCACACCTGCGGCAAGGCGCTCGGTGTTTCCGGCGCGCTGGTCGGGGCGGGCGCCCTCCTTTGCGACTATCTCGTCAACCGCGCCCGCAACTTCATCTATTCGACCGCGCCTTCGCCGCTCGTCGCGGCCGCGGTGCGTGAAGCGCTCGCAGCCCTCGTCGACGAGCCGGAACGCCGCGCCGCATTCGACGGCCTGAGGTCTTTCGCCAACCGGGCGCTTGTCGAGACGCTCGGCATCGAAGGCAGCGGCTCGCAAATCCTGCCCATCCCGATCGGCGACAACGGCCGAGCGCTCCGCATCGCCGCCCGCATGCGCGCCGAGGGTTACGATATCAGGGCAATCCGCCCGCCGACGGTGCCGGAAGGCACCGCGCGTCTTCGGATCGCCATCACGCTCAACGTCGACCAGCCTGCAGTCGTGCGGATGCTGCAGCAGTTGAAGATCGCGATCGCCAAGGAGCGGCCATGA
- a CDS encoding thiazole synthase: MLTLYGQDLRSRLLLGTARYPSPAVLEDAVRSSGTEIVTVSLRRETAGGRQGGAFFELIRALGVHVLPNTAGCHSVSEAVLTAKMAREVFATNWLKLEVIGHHDTLQPDVFGLVEAARILSAEGFEVFPYTTDDLVVAERLLEAGCKVLMPWCAPIGSAMGPQNIQALRAMRANFPDVPLIVDAGIGRPSHATTVMELGFDAVLLNTAVAGAARPALMASAFAGAINAGRQAFEAGMLEPRDFAVPSTPVIGKAVFA; the protein is encoded by the coding sequence ATGCTGACGCTTTATGGACAGGACCTGCGCTCGAGACTGCTTCTCGGCACCGCCCGCTATCCCTCCCCCGCCGTGCTCGAAGATGCGGTGCGATCCTCGGGCACCGAGATCGTCACGGTCTCGCTTCGGCGCGAAACCGCCGGAGGCCGCCAGGGCGGCGCCTTCTTCGAACTGATCCGGGCGCTCGGCGTGCACGTGCTGCCGAACACCGCCGGCTGCCATTCGGTGTCCGAGGCGGTGCTGACGGCCAAGATGGCCCGCGAGGTCTTCGCAACCAACTGGCTGAAGCTCGAAGTGATCGGCCACCACGACACGCTGCAGCCCGATGTCTTCGGGCTGGTCGAGGCAGCGCGCATCCTCTCGGCCGAAGGGTTCGAGGTCTTTCCCTACACCACGGATGACCTTGTGGTTGCCGAGCGGCTCTTGGAAGCCGGCTGCAAGGTGCTGATGCCCTGGTGCGCGCCGATCGGCAGCGCCATGGGGCCACAGAACATCCAGGCGCTCCGGGCCATGCGGGCCAATTTCCCCGATGTGCCGCTGATCGTCGATGCCGGCATCGGCCGGCCCTCGCACGCAACGACGGTGATGGAACTCGGCTTCGACGCCGTCCTGCTCAACACGGCCGTCGCCGGTGCCGCCAGGCCCGCGCTGATGGCCTCGGCGTTTGCGGGCGCGATCAATGCCGGGCGGCAGGCCTTCGAGGCGGGCATGCTCGAACCGCGCGATTTTGCCGTTCCTTCCACCCCCGTCATCGGAAAGGCGGTGTTTGCGTGA
- a CDS encoding adenosylmethionine--8-amino-7-oxononanoate transaminase: MRNSAVWYPFTQHALESAMRRIVGTEGAYLVDEDGASILDAISSWWVITHGHRHPTIMEAIRRATETYDQIIFAEYTHAPAEELARGLIEIAPPGLSHVFYSDSGSTAVEVALKMALGFFHNSGQPRSRICVLEHGYHGDTIGTMSAGERGVFNAAYAPLLFAVDRLPFPEPGREQATLDAFERACASGEVAALLIEPLLLGAGGMKTYPASVLSELKRIAERHGSLLIADEVMTGWGRTGSLFACEQAGITPDILCTSKGLTGGALPLAATLCSSEIFTAHLSADRRKTFFHSSSYTANPIACAAALANLAVWRQEPIEARIETLGAHQHRHLARFADDPRFADVRQLGTITALDLVVPSGGYLAEVGPRLRAFFRKRGLLIRPLGNVIYLMPPYCVTDADLGRAYDAIDEAASLFGAGQL; the protein is encoded by the coding sequence ATGAGAAACTCCGCCGTCTGGTATCCCTTCACCCAGCATGCGCTGGAATCGGCGATGCGCCGCATCGTCGGCACCGAGGGTGCCTATCTCGTCGACGAGGACGGCGCGTCGATCCTCGACGCGATTTCGTCCTGGTGGGTCATCACTCACGGCCACCGTCACCCCACCATCATGGAGGCGATCCGCAGGGCCACGGAGACGTACGACCAGATCATCTTCGCCGAATACACCCACGCGCCGGCCGAGGAACTCGCGCGCGGGCTGATCGAGATCGCGCCGCCCGGGCTCTCCCATGTGTTTTATTCCGACAGTGGTTCGACCGCAGTCGAGGTCGCGCTGAAAATGGCGCTCGGTTTCTTCCACAACAGCGGCCAGCCGCGGAGCCGCATCTGTGTGCTGGAGCATGGCTATCACGGCGACACGATCGGCACGATGTCGGCCGGCGAAAGAGGCGTCTTCAATGCCGCCTACGCGCCGCTGCTTTTCGCCGTCGATCGCCTGCCTTTTCCGGAGCCGGGCCGGGAGCAGGCAACGCTCGACGCCTTCGAACGGGCTTGCGCCTCCGGCGAGGTTGCCGCCCTGTTGATCGAGCCCCTGCTGCTTGGCGCCGGTGGCATGAAGACCTATCCGGCTTCCGTGCTGTCCGAGCTGAAACGCATTGCCGAACGGCATGGCAGCCTGCTGATCGCCGACGAGGTGATGACCGGTTGGGGGCGGACGGGCAGCCTGTTTGCCTGCGAGCAGGCCGGGATCACGCCGGATATTCTCTGCACCTCGAAGGGGCTGACCGGAGGCGCGCTTCCTCTGGCCGCGACGCTTTGCAGCTCGGAGATCTTTACGGCGCATCTTTCGGCCGACCGGCGCAAGACCTTCTTCCATTCGAGTTCCTACACGGCCAACCCGATCGCCTGTGCCGCGGCACTCGCCAATCTCGCCGTCTGGAGACAGGAGCCTATAGAGGCGCGCATCGAAACCTTGGGCGCACACCAGCATCGGCATCTGGCGCGCTTCGCCGATGATCCGCGCTTCGCCGACGTCCGCCAGCTCGGCACCATTACGGCCCTCGATCTCGTGGTGCCGTCCGGCGGCTATCTCGCCGAGGTCGGCCCGCGGCTCCGGGCGTTTTTCCGTAAGCGCGGTTTGCTGATCCGTCCGCTCGGCAACGTCATCTATCTGATGCCGCCCTATTGCGTCACCGATGCCGATCTTGGGCGGGCCTATGACGCGATCGACGAGGCGGCGTCGCTCTTCGGGGCAGGGCAGCTATGA
- a CDS encoding amidohydrolase family protein: MGVDWGGPVAAVTRRNVLRLFSAGVMANVLSGCRHDWPPAAACELPYPIVDVHCHFFNAADVPVEGLVRYVALREKLPEARLSADPLQSKRLENALVVFLVTALGDVAPKAKVEDAILKRRMPRPSDAEFERQKDEQLRTAVKQLVALAGEQRASLTAQSGAETPDYQGLLEQIGGAPGLPQGLQRRSGSVEETDVDALASAAKAHDQIGNYLSFVRLMQDYRENLAETYARIFASKCRFSMITPSILDFEKSIGGRASPQHDQIDVMDEIQQLVIKRHGIHMHSFVGFDPHREAQKRGSSLENVRYAIMEKGFIGVKIYPPMGFKAWGNADPAIDAALKRLYDWCRDNSVPIMAHAENSIGAGCGYGNMASPAYWEKLLDTNRYNDLRINLAHFGAFDEVIRPGAPTGVMVSCAQDKFSGPPTWEDIIGRTIDHGRRPNLFADLSYLSELVTDNTPGLHEKIRALLDKWLKDYDPGARHLMFGTDWSMMALEKDYNAYVPRIAQQLKEANVSEEDQQNIFWKNASRYLGLDRPGPTRQRLATYCRKRGLDASWLSQLEIA; encoded by the coding sequence ATGGGGGTCGACTGGGGTGGTCCGGTCGCCGCCGTGACACGCCGCAATGTCTTGCGGCTGTTCTCGGCAGGCGTGATGGCGAATGTGCTTTCCGGGTGCCGACACGACTGGCCACCGGCTGCGGCCTGCGAGCTGCCCTATCCGATCGTCGACGTTCACTGCCATTTCTTCAACGCGGCTGATGTACCGGTCGAAGGGCTCGTGCGCTATGTGGCGCTGCGGGAAAAGTTGCCGGAAGCGAGGCTCTCCGCCGATCCGCTGCAGTCGAAGCGCCTGGAAAACGCCCTGGTGGTCTTTCTCGTGACGGCCCTTGGCGATGTCGCGCCAAAGGCCAAGGTCGAGGACGCCATTCTCAAGAGGCGGATGCCGCGCCCTTCCGACGCCGAGTTCGAGCGGCAGAAGGACGAGCAGTTGCGCACCGCCGTCAAGCAACTGGTCGCGCTAGCGGGCGAGCAGCGCGCGTCGTTGACCGCACAAAGCGGCGCCGAAACGCCGGATTATCAGGGCCTGCTGGAACAGATCGGCGGCGCCCCCGGCCTGCCGCAGGGCCTGCAACGGCGCTCCGGCAGCGTGGAGGAGACGGATGTCGATGCGCTGGCGTCGGCCGCCAAGGCCCACGACCAGATCGGCAACTACCTTTCCTTCGTGCGCCTCATGCAGGACTACCGGGAAAACCTCGCGGAAACCTATGCCCGGATCTTCGCGTCGAAATGCCGGTTCTCGATGATCACGCCGAGCATCCTCGATTTCGAGAAATCGATCGGCGGCAGGGCATCGCCGCAGCACGACCAGATCGACGTGATGGACGAGATCCAGCAGCTGGTGATCAAGCGGCACGGCATCCACATGCACAGCTTCGTCGGCTTCGATCCGCATCGGGAGGCGCAGAAGCGCGGCTCGTCGCTGGAAAACGTCCGCTATGCGATCATGGAAAAGGGCTTCATCGGTGTGAAGATCTACCCGCCCATGGGCTTCAAGGCCTGGGGCAATGCGGATCCGGCGATCGATGCGGCGCTGAAGCGGCTCTACGACTGGTGCCGCGACAACAGCGTGCCGATCATGGCGCATGCGGAAAACAGCATCGGCGCCGGTTGCGGCTATGGCAATATGGCGAGCCCCGCCTACTGGGAGAAGCTGCTCGATACCAACCGTTACAATGACTTGCGCATCAACCTCGCGCATTTCGGCGCATTCGATGAAGTCATTCGCCCGGGCGCGCCGACGGGCGTCATGGTGTCCTGTGCCCAGGACAAGTTCTCCGGCCCGCCGACCTGGGAGGACATCATCGGCAGGACGATCGACCACGGGCGCCGGCCGAACCTGTTTGCCGACCTGAGTTACCTCAGCGAACTCGTCACCGACAACACGCCCGGGCTGCACGAAAAGATCCGCGCGCTGCTCGACAAATGGCTGAAGGACTACGATCCCGGTGCGCGCCATCTGATGTTCGGCACCGACTGGTCGATGATGGCGCTGGAGAAGGACTACAACGCCTATGTCCCGCGGATCGCCCAGCAACTGAAAGAGGCCAATGTCAGCGAGGAGGACCAACAGAACATCTTCTGGAAGAACGCCTCCCGTTACCTAGGCCTCGACCGGCCGGGGCCGACCCGCCAGCGGCTCGCCACCTATTGCCGCAAGCGCGGCCTGGATGCCTCCTGGCTGTCGCAGCTGGAGATCGCCTGA
- a CDS encoding LacI family DNA-binding transcriptional regulator, translating into MNPTIKDVAQRAGVSVGTVSRVLAKNKTVSEDIRAKVEATIDAIGYRPNILGRSLRLAKTDIIGLVVPDITNPFFAELAKQVEMLASAEGYSVLLANTHDDPDAEKQQIETLLGRLPAGLILVPVSNSLADGLASRTRTVTVDRPLSGHALVSVDNRQGGYLAADHLLSLGHRRLGYISGPGTTEVSGERRGGFVQRLDEFRKSHPGDYVQPQIVEGHFDYRSGEELGKQLLTQSEATRPTAIATASDQQAIGLLRAADDMGLRVPNDLSIVGFDDIPLASLVLPRLTTIRQPIDEIARLALEGVLGSHALQEEYKLQPKLMKRGSCAAPSTR; encoded by the coding sequence TTGAACCCGACGATCAAGGATGTTGCACAGCGCGCCGGCGTCTCTGTCGGCACGGTTTCGCGTGTGCTTGCCAAGAACAAGACGGTGAGCGAGGACATCAGGGCAAAGGTCGAAGCGACAATCGACGCGATCGGCTACCGGCCGAACATTCTCGGCCGCAGCCTCAGGCTCGCCAAGACCGACATCATCGGCCTCGTCGTGCCCGACATCACCAACCCCTTCTTTGCCGAGCTTGCCAAACAGGTGGAGATGCTGGCGTCCGCCGAGGGCTACTCGGTGCTGCTTGCCAACACCCATGACGACCCGGACGCAGAGAAGCAGCAGATCGAAACCCTGCTCGGACGATTGCCGGCCGGGTTGATCCTCGTGCCGGTCAGCAACAGCCTTGCCGACGGGCTGGCGTCGCGCACGCGAACAGTGACCGTCGACCGACCCTTGAGCGGCCATGCGCTCGTCTCCGTCGACAACCGTCAGGGCGGTTATCTGGCCGCGGACCATCTGCTTTCGCTCGGCCATCGTCGGCTCGGCTACATCAGCGGTCCCGGCACGACCGAGGTCTCCGGCGAGCGCCGCGGCGGCTTCGTTCAACGGCTCGACGAATTCCGAAAGAGCCACCCCGGCGACTACGTTCAGCCGCAGATCGTCGAAGGCCACTTCGATTACCGCTCGGGCGAAGAACTTGGTAAGCAGCTGCTGACGCAGTCCGAAGCAACCCGCCCGACGGCGATCGCCACCGCCAGCGACCAGCAGGCGATCGGCCTGTTGCGCGCTGCCGACGACATGGGGCTTCGGGTTCCGAACGACCTTTCGATCGTTGGCTTCGACGACATTCCGCTGGCCTCGCTGGTGCTGCCGCGGCTCACCACCATTCGCCAGCCGATCGACGAGATCGCACGGCTCGCGCTTGAAGGCGTGCTCGGCAGCCATGCGCTGCAGGAAGAATACAAGCTGCAGCCAAAGCTGATGAAACGCGGCTCGTGCGCTGCGCCCTCAACGCGCTGA
- the bioB gene encoding biotin synthase BioB: MLDENRPTGADLIPGDAAQSRWARPEAEKIYNLPFNDLLYRAHTVHRAQFDPNAVQMSRLLSIKTGGCAEDCGYCSQSAHYPTGLKASKLMEVERVLAEARKARDGGATRYCMGAAWRSPKDRDMDAIVAMVGGVRALGMETCMTLGMLTPAQSARLAEAGLDYYNHNVDTSELFYSEIITTRSFADRLETLANVRDAGIKVCAGGILGMGETADDRISMLVTLANLPVPPESVPINMLIPIPGSKLADAAPVDPIDFVRTIALARILMPQSNVRLSAGRTDMSDETQALCFFAGANSIFVGETLLTADNPGEDHDAALFRRLGLKPMAPPARQDAAE, encoded by the coding sequence ATGCTGGACGAAAACCGACCGACTGGTGCTGATTTGATCCCGGGCGACGCGGCCCAATCCCGCTGGGCCCGGCCGGAAGCGGAGAAAATCTATAATCTGCCGTTCAACGATCTGCTCTACCGCGCCCACACCGTCCACCGTGCGCAGTTCGATCCCAACGCCGTTCAGATGAGCCGGCTGCTCTCTATCAAGACCGGCGGCTGCGCTGAGGATTGCGGCTACTGCAGCCAGTCCGCTCACTACCCGACCGGGCTCAAGGCATCGAAGCTGATGGAGGTCGAGCGTGTGCTTGCCGAGGCGCGCAAGGCGCGCGACGGCGGCGCGACCCGCTATTGCATGGGGGCCGCGTGGCGCAGTCCGAAGGACCGCGACATGGATGCCATCGTCGCCATGGTCGGCGGGGTGCGGGCGCTCGGCATGGAAACCTGTATGACGCTCGGCATGCTGACGCCGGCCCAGTCTGCGCGGCTCGCCGAGGCCGGGCTCGACTACTACAACCACAATGTCGATACGTCCGAACTCTTCTATAGCGAGATCATCACCACCCGCAGCTTTGCCGACCGGCTGGAGACGCTCGCCAATGTCCGCGACGCCGGCATCAAGGTCTGCGCCGGCGGCATCCTCGGCATGGGCGAAACCGCTGACGACCGGATCTCGATGCTGGTAACGCTCGCCAACCTGCCGGTGCCGCCCGAAAGCGTGCCGATCAACATGCTGATCCCGATCCCGGGTTCGAAGCTGGCCGATGCGGCACCCGTCGATCCGATCGATTTCGTCCGCACCATCGCGCTTGCCCGCATCCTGATGCCGCAATCGAATGTCCGGCTTTCGGCCGGGCGCACCGACATGAGCGACGAGACGCAGGCGCTCTGTTTCTTCGCCGGCGCCAATTCTATTTTCGTCGGCGAAACCCTGCTGACCGCCGACAATCCCGGCGAGGACCATGATGCAGCACTCTTCCGGCGGCTGGGGTTGAAGCCGATGGCTCCACCGGCAAGGCAGGACGCGGCGGAATGA
- the thiO gene encoding glycine oxidase ThiO gives MRVLLKGAGVAGLCLAHELSARGVAVTVVERKPGFAGAASWFAGGMLAPWCERESAEEAVLTKGIGAIDWWDDVLPGEVSRNGTLVVAPPRDAGELRRFASRTSGYEWLDAAAIERLEPALAGRFREALFFPGEAHLDPRRALARLRQKLVDRGIAFVTEASDNGQHDLVADCTGAAGTGDTPGLRGVRGEMLYLETSDVELSRPVRLIHPRIPLYIVPRGGLFMCGATMIETDDGGPITARSLMELLNAAYALHPAFGEARLVETGAGVRPAFADNLPRALRAGQTITINGLYRHGFLLSPALAAEAADLALVQDLKGDAA, from the coding sequence ATGCGGGTCCTCCTGAAAGGTGCCGGCGTCGCAGGGCTCTGTCTGGCCCATGAACTCAGCGCCCGCGGTGTCGCGGTGACGGTCGTCGAGCGTAAGCCAGGCTTTGCCGGTGCGGCATCCTGGTTTGCCGGCGGCATGCTGGCGCCCTGGTGCGAGCGCGAAAGCGCCGAAGAGGCGGTGCTGACGAAGGGCATCGGCGCCATCGACTGGTGGGACGACGTCCTGCCAGGCGAAGTTTCCCGCAACGGTACGCTGGTCGTCGCCCCGCCACGGGACGCCGGCGAACTCAGGCGCTTCGCCTCGCGCACCTCCGGCTACGAATGGCTCGATGCTGCCGCGATCGAACGGCTGGAACCGGCACTTGCCGGGCGCTTCCGGGAGGCTTTGTTCTTTCCGGGCGAGGCGCATCTCGACCCGCGCCGGGCGCTCGCCCGGCTGCGGCAGAAGCTTGTCGATCGCGGCATCGCCTTCGTCACCGAGGCGAGCGACAACGGACAGCACGATCTCGTCGCCGACTGCACGGGTGCGGCAGGCACCGGTGACACGCCCGGCCTGCGCGGCGTGCGCGGCGAAATGCTCTATCTTGAGACAAGCGACGTGGAGCTGTCGCGGCCCGTCAGGCTCATTCATCCGCGCATCCCGCTCTATATCGTGCCGCGCGGCGGCCTCTTCATGTGCGGGGCGACGATGATCGAGACGGATGATGGCGGACCGATCACCGCTCGTTCGCTCATGGAACTGCTGAACGCCGCCTATGCGCTGCATCCGGCCTTCGGCGAAGCGCGCCTCGTCGAGACCGGCGCCGGTGTCCGCCCCGCCTTCGCCGACAACCTGCCGCGTGCCCTGCGCGCCGGGCAGACCATCACGATCAACGGACTTTACCGCCATGGCTTCCTGCTTTCGCCGGCCCTGGCGGCCGAAGCAGCCGACCTTGCCCTTGTGCAGGACCTGAAGGGAGATGCCGCATGA